In the genome of Gemmatimonadota bacterium, one region contains:
- the murA gene encoding UDP-N-acetylglucosamine 1-carboxyvinyltransferase translates to MEQFVIEGGHPLSGTVVPAGNKNAAQPLLAATLLTEEPVVLKNVPDIGDIAVIVEILRDLGAEVRYSGDHELTICTRDVRKSVLRADLCRKVRGSFMFAGPLLGRFGKATIPRPGGDRIGRRRVDTHLIALEELGVRFHTNHIYDFEAPRGLVGADIFLDERSVTGTENAVMAAVLARGTTILSNVASEPHVQELCLMLNRMGAQISGIGTNELVIEGVSRLCGTTHTIGPDYMEVGSFIGLAGATNSEIRIVNAAPKNMRKSLMVFRRLGLEVEVDGQDIVVPSFQKLEIMPDVGDAIPRIDNDPWPGFPPDLMSIAIVLATQARGTVLFFEKMFEQRMYWLDRLIDMGAKIVICDPHRAVVVGPSKLYGEHLTSPDIRAGMALIIAALCAEGESVIRNIEQIDRGYEQIDTRLRSLGARIQRVTVKE, encoded by the coding sequence ATGGAACAATTTGTTATCGAGGGTGGGCATCCTTTGTCTGGAACTGTTGTTCCTGCTGGCAATAAGAATGCGGCGCAACCTCTTTTGGCGGCGACTTTGTTGACTGAAGAACCCGTGGTGCTAAAAAATGTACCTGATATTGGTGATATTGCCGTTATTGTCGAAATTTTGCGCGATCTGGGGGCAGAGGTTCGCTACTCGGGTGATCACGAACTGACTATTTGTACACGGGATGTCCGCAAGTCTGTGTTGCGGGCCGATTTGTGCCGGAAAGTGCGCGGCAGTTTTATGTTTGCCGGTCCGTTGTTGGGGCGATTTGGGAAGGCGACTATTCCGCGACCTGGGGGCGACCGCATTGGTCGGCGGCGGGTCGATACGCATTTGATTGCGCTGGAAGAACTCGGTGTGCGTTTTCATACCAATCACATTTACGATTTTGAGGCGCCCAGAGGTCTTGTGGGGGCGGACATTTTTTTAGATGAGCGCAGTGTGACTGGCACTGAAAATGCCGTGATGGCAGCGGTTCTTGCGCGGGGTACGACTATTTTGAGCAATGTGGCTTCAGAGCCTCATGTGCAGGAATTGTGTTTGATGCTGAACAGGATGGGTGCTCAAATTTCGGGTATTGGGACCAATGAACTGGTTATTGAAGGCGTGTCGAGGCTCTGTGGAACAACGCATACGATTGGTCCAGATTATATGGAGGTCGGCAGTTTTATTGGGTTGGCAGGGGCGACCAATAGCGAGATTCGCATTGTCAATGCTGCGCCCAAAAATATGCGCAAGAGTTTGATGGTGTTTCGGCGGTTGGGGCTGGAAGTTGAGGTCGATGGCCAGGATATTGTGGTGCCGTCCTTTCAAAAGCTGGAAATTATGCCGGATGTGGGCGATGCGATTCCGCGCATTGACAACGATCCTTGGCCGGGTTTTCCACCCGATTTAATGAGTATTGCCATTGTGTTGGCGACACAGGCGCGGGGTACGGTGCTGTTTTTTGAGAAGATGTTTGAACAGCGTATGTACTGGTTGGACCGTCTCATTGATATGGGCGCGAAGATTGTGATTTGTGATCCGCATCGCGCTGTGGTGGTTGGACCGTCAAAACTTTATGGCGAACATTTGACGAGTCCCGATATTCGGGCGGGTATGGCGCTGATTATTGCGGCTTTGTGTGCCGAGGGTGAAAGTGTGATTAGAAATATCGAACAGATTGATCGCGGTTACGAACAAATTGATACGCGCTTGCGCAGTTTGGGTGCGCGTATTCAGCGGGTGACGGTGAAGGAGTAA
- the rlmN gene encoding 23S rRNA (adenine(2503)-C(2))-methyltransferase RlmN, translated as MNAEKIELKGLFPEELAQHVSDMGLERYRTRQLVDWLYNKGVTDFESMTNLSKTVRAQFDEQFTLLRLNCVGELRSPSTDTVKFLFELPDKRLIESVLMWDGKRRTLCVSSQVGCPLDCQFCATARMGLIRNLTAAEIVEQVLYAQRFLRAEGDELTHVVMMGMGEPLLNFDQVIRAIRLINLDYGAAVGIRRITLSTVGHVPGIAKLAREKLKIGLAVSLNATTDEQRSEIMPINRRWPIAELLSAVRAYYDQVRRWVTFEYVLLHGFNDTAEDAYKLIDLVRDIPCKVNVIPWNPIEDARYERPPQKAIDRFVDILSHAQLTATVRYSKGDDIAAGCGQLYWEMERGVK; from the coding sequence ATGAATGCTGAGAAAATAGAACTCAAAGGTTTGTTTCCCGAAGAGTTGGCACAGCATGTGTCCGATATGGGCCTGGAGCGGTACAGAACCCGACAGTTGGTTGACTGGCTCTACAACAAGGGTGTCACGGATTTTGAGTCGATGACGAATTTGTCCAAAACCGTGCGCGCGCAGTTCGATGAGCAATTTACGCTTTTGAGATTAAATTGCGTTGGTGAATTGAGGTCTCCGTCAACAGATACGGTGAAGTTTTTGTTTGAGTTGCCCGATAAGCGGCTTATCGAGAGTGTTTTGATGTGGGATGGCAAGCGTCGCACGCTGTGTGTGTCGTCGCAGGTGGGGTGTCCGCTCGATTGCCAGTTCTGCGCGACCGCGCGCATGGGGTTGATTCGCAATTTGACGGCGGCAGAGATTGTCGAGCAGGTGTTGTACGCACAGCGTTTTTTGCGTGCGGAGGGCGATGAGTTGACGCATGTGGTGATGATGGGGATGGGAGAACCTTTGCTGAATTTCGATCAGGTGATTCGAGCTATTCGATTGATCAATCTGGATTATGGGGCGGCTGTGGGCATACGTCGCATTACATTGTCAACGGTTGGTCATGTGCCGGGTATTGCAAAACTGGCGCGAGAAAAACTCAAGATTGGATTGGCAGTGTCGCTCAATGCGACGACCGATGAGCAGCGGTCAGAGATTATGCCGATTAATCGCAGGTGGCCTATTGCAGAACTCCTGTCCGCTGTGAGAGCCTATTACGATCAGGTCAGACGGTGGGTGACGTTTGAATATGTGTTGTTGCACGGGTTTAATGATACAGCCGAAGATGCATACAAGCTGATTGACCTCGTACGCGATATTCCATGTAAAGTTAATGTGATACCATGGAATCCCATTGAAGATGCGCGCTATGAACGCCCTCCGCAGAAAGCAATTGATCGGTTTGTCGATATTTTGTCTCACGCGCAATTGACAGCAACTGTTCGCTATAGCAAGGGAGATGATATTGCGGCTGGATGTGGACAGTTGTATTGGGAGATGGAGAGGGGTGTGAAGTGA